A window of Chitinophaga sp. MM2321 contains these coding sequences:
- a CDS encoding 7-carboxy-7-deazaguanine synthase QueE: MSVITTNINTTTLPVMERFYTIQGEGFHQGRAAYFVRLGGCDVGCHWCDVKDSWDADKHPQVAVDNIIGEAAKYPARIAVITGGEPLMHNLDLLTKALHKQGFQTHIETSGSSPLSGNWDWITLSPKKFKAPLPDICKAAHELKVVIFNKADFAWAEKYAALAGKHCKLYLQPEWDRSAQMTPLIIDYIKDNPQWTLSMQIHKYINVP; this comes from the coding sequence ATGTCTGTAATAACAACAAATATTAATACCACTACCCTTCCGGTGATGGAACGCTTTTACACTATTCAGGGTGAAGGATTCCATCAGGGAAGGGCTGCCTATTTTGTAAGACTCGGCGGCTGCGATGTTGGCTGTCATTGGTGCGATGTGAAAGATAGCTGGGATGCTGATAAACATCCGCAGGTTGCTGTTGATAATATCATCGGTGAAGCAGCGAAATATCCGGCCCGCATTGCTGTCATCACTGGCGGTGAGCCACTGATGCACAACCTGGATCTCCTGACCAAAGCACTGCATAAACAAGGTTTTCAAACCCACATAGAAACTTCCGGCTCCTCTCCTCTCAGCGGAAACTGGGACTGGATCACCTTATCTCCCAAAAAATTTAAGGCGCCGCTCCCCGACATCTGTAAAGCAGCTCATGAGCTGAAAGTGGTCATCTTCAACAAAGCAGATTTTGCCTGGGCAGAAAAATATGCTGCGCTGGCAGGAAAGCACTGTAAATTATACCTCCAACCCGAATGGGACCGCAGTGCGCAAATGACACCACTGATCATTGATTATATCAAAGACAACCCACAGTGGACGTTATCGATGCAAATACATAAATACATCAATGTTCCCTGA